A single Paenibacillus sp. FSL R5-0517 DNA region contains:
- a CDS encoding MFS transporter, whose protein sequence is MSKLEVLRNPKQRKLLFSAGMSWLFDAMEVGMISFIVAALAKEWSLSPGQVGVLTSINSIGMALGALLAGALADRFGRKAILMWTLLIFTIASGLSALATGFAVLCALRLVAGIGLGGELPVASTLVSESMPTAERGRAVVLLESFWAGGWIVSALIANFVIPEYGWRIAFAIGALPAFYALYLRRAIQDPPRYKNHAKLRKITFREKVTTVWSAPHRRTTLMLWILWFTVIFSYYGMFLWLPSVVMAKGFTLVKSFQYVLIMTIAQLPGYFTAAYFIERYGRKFVLVVYLTLTACSAIAFGLATTEATILAAGICLSFFNLGAWGGLYAYSPELYPTSVRSTGVGLATSVGRIGGVLAPLMVGMLVQREVAISLIFTIFFVTILIGAAAVLFWGRETKGQELAE, encoded by the coding sequence ATGAGCAAACTGGAAGTATTGCGGAATCCCAAGCAGCGTAAGCTGCTGTTCAGTGCCGGTATGAGCTGGCTGTTTGATGCGATGGAAGTGGGTATGATCTCCTTTATCGTGGCTGCACTCGCCAAGGAATGGAGTCTCAGTCCCGGACAAGTCGGGGTGCTTACGAGTATTAACTCGATCGGTATGGCACTCGGTGCTTTGCTTGCAGGGGCACTTGCGGACCGTTTTGGACGGAAGGCCATTCTAATGTGGACCTTGTTAATCTTCACGATTGCAAGCGGTCTATCTGCACTGGCGACTGGATTTGCCGTATTGTGTGCACTGCGTCTGGTTGCAGGTATTGGACTTGGCGGAGAGTTGCCCGTGGCATCCACACTGGTATCGGAGTCGATGCCTACAGCGGAACGTGGACGTGCCGTTGTATTATTGGAAAGTTTCTGGGCAGGGGGCTGGATTGTATCCGCGCTCATTGCCAACTTTGTCATCCCGGAGTACGGATGGAGAATTGCCTTTGCCATTGGTGCACTTCCGGCGTTCTACGCATTATATCTGCGTCGTGCCATTCAGGACCCGCCGCGGTATAAGAATCATGCCAAGCTTCGTAAAATCACGTTCCGCGAGAAAGTGACTACCGTCTGGTCAGCACCACATCGTCGTACAACGTTGATGCTCTGGATTTTGTGGTTTACCGTCATTTTCTCTTATTATGGCATGTTCCTATGGCTGCCATCGGTTGTGATGGCGAAAGGATTTACGTTGGTTAAAAGCTTCCAATACGTGCTGATCATGACGATCGCACAGTTGCCAGGTTACTTCACCGCAGCGTACTTCATTGAACGTTACGGTCGCAAGTTCGTACTTGTTGTCTATCTTACGTTGACTGCATGCAGTGCGATTGCGTTCGGACTGGCAACAACGGAAGCGACGATCCTGGCCGCAGGGATCTGCCTCTCGTTCTTTAACCTGGGAGCCTGGGGTGGTCTGTACGCCTACAGCCCGGAATTGTATCCAACTTCTGTTCGTTCGACAGGTGTGGGTCTTGCCACATCGGTAGGCCGGATCGGTGGGGTACTTGCTCCACTGATGGTCGGTATGCTGGTTCAGCGTGAAGTGGCAATCAGCCTGATTTTCACCATTTTCTTCGTGACCATCCTCATTGGCGCAGCGGCTGTGCTGTTCTGGGGCCGGGAAACGAAGGGACAAGAACTCGCCGAGTAA
- a CDS encoding carbohydrate ABC transporter permease has product MVLKWFNRLILLVYALLILVPLYFVFVSSFKTSSNFFTSPFSWPDPFTWDNVIGMFRNQPMWQYFGNSLVVTLGTVAIELVLSSMIAYAIVRWGGSVGKIVFALFVAGLIVPSQVSMLPIYSLTRTLGWSDSLTGLIVVSAAMLMPVSVFMLTGFMRMLNSEILEAGSMDGANEWRLYTRIALPLAAPSLAATATFLLVMVWNDLLIPMLMLSSKSKLTLPLALMQFRGEYVTNYPMMLTGVLVTAIPMIVLFLLLQRYFVAGLTAGSLKG; this is encoded by the coding sequence ATGGTTTTAAAATGGTTCAATCGACTGATCCTGTTGGTGTACGCGCTGCTGATTCTTGTTCCGCTGTATTTTGTATTTGTATCTTCGTTCAAAACAAGCAGCAACTTCTTCACCAGTCCATTCAGCTGGCCGGACCCGTTCACGTGGGATAACGTCATTGGCATGTTCCGCAATCAGCCGATGTGGCAATACTTCGGGAACAGTCTGGTCGTAACGCTCGGTACGGTTGCGATTGAGTTAGTACTGAGCAGCATGATTGCTTACGCCATTGTCCGCTGGGGCGGCAGCGTAGGCAAAATCGTATTTGCGCTGTTCGTGGCAGGCCTAATTGTTCCTTCCCAGGTGAGCATGCTGCCAATCTATTCCCTCACGCGGACGCTTGGATGGTCGGACAGTCTGACGGGCCTGATTGTCGTATCCGCCGCAATGCTGATGCCTGTTTCTGTGTTCATGCTGACAGGCTTCATGCGTATGCTCAATTCGGAGATTCTGGAAGCGGGCAGTATGGATGGAGCAAACGAATGGAGGCTCTATACCCGGATTGCACTGCCACTTGCTGCACCTTCGCTGGCGGCAACAGCGACGTTCCTGCTCGTCATGGTATGGAATGACTTGCTTATTCCGATGCTCATGCTCAGCAGTAAGTCCAAACTGACTTTACCACTCGCACTGATGCAATTCCGTGGGGAGTATGTAACCAACTATCCGATGATGCTCACGGGTGTACTTGTCACTGCTATTCCGATGATTGTGCTGTTCCTGTTACTCCAGCGTTACTTCGTTGCAGGTCTGACAGCGGGTTCACTCAAGGGGTGA